Proteins from a genomic interval of Pseudomonas silesiensis:
- a CDS encoding LysR family transcriptional regulator has translation MQRQFDDLQLGSIELFCLAAEAGSFTAAALVAGVTPAAVSRSVSRMEERLGVRLFARTTRSVKMTDSGRRYYEECRQALAQLVEAQREVMGQQQEPSGTLRISIPTTYAHHRILPLLPAFRERFPAVKVESHISNRNIDFVGEGYDMAIRVRAIPDSGLIARHLEDAALVMIASPAYLKRAGIPQTLDDLAQHECIQYELPSSGRRIAWLFNDDGEQREILAEGNLSCSDDVLGGVTLARHGAGLFQTYRFIVENELADGSLVEVLKPYGGRSRPFTLLYPQSRHVPLRLRAFIDFLVEHLPR, from the coding sequence ATGCAGCGACAATTCGACGATCTTCAACTGGGCAGCATCGAGCTGTTTTGCCTGGCCGCCGAAGCGGGTAGCTTCACCGCTGCCGCGCTGGTGGCGGGCGTGACGCCGGCAGCCGTGAGCCGATCGGTGTCGCGCATGGAGGAACGCCTCGGTGTGCGGCTGTTTGCGCGCACCACTCGCAGCGTAAAAATGACCGACAGTGGCCGACGGTATTACGAGGAGTGTCGCCAGGCGCTGGCGCAACTGGTCGAGGCCCAACGCGAGGTCATGGGCCAGCAACAGGAGCCTTCCGGCACCTTGCGCATCAGTATCCCCACCACGTATGCCCATCACCGCATCCTGCCGTTGCTGCCGGCGTTTCGGGAACGCTTCCCGGCGGTGAAAGTCGAGTCGCACATCAGCAATCGCAACATCGATTTCGTTGGCGAAGGCTATGACATGGCCATCCGCGTGCGGGCGATTCCGGATTCCGGCCTGATCGCCCGTCACCTGGAAGACGCAGCGTTGGTGATGATCGCCAGTCCCGCCTACCTGAAACGTGCCGGCATTCCGCAAACCCTGGACGACCTGGCGCAGCATGAATGCATTCAGTACGAACTGCCCAGCAGCGGGCGGCGCATTGCCTGGTTGTTCAACGACGATGGAGAGCAACGAGAGATTCTTGCCGAGGGCAACCTCAGTTGTTCCGACGACGTGCTCGGGGGCGTGACCTTGGCCAGACATGGGGCGGGGCTGTTTCAGACGTATCGCTTCATTGTCGAAAACGAACTGGCCGACGGCTCGCTGGTGGAAGTGCTCAAGCCTTATGGCGGGCGTTCGCGGCCGTTCACTCTGCTCTACCCGCAAAGTCGCCATGTGCCACTGCGGCTGCGGGCTTTCATCGATTTTCTGGTCGAGCATCTTCCGCGCTGA